A window from Bacillota bacterium encodes these proteins:
- the lonC gene encoding ATP-dependent protease, Lon family, with protein sequence MSRFKPRSPRAVRRVRDTDKLAAQVDALYDVLTNLYGREGLILRAGKVDALHLMRSDILEERVLGLQRLVKEDPTLARIPMRVELSNLIAELEDYLAELVARKTVEQRIEKKVAEKMQQRQEEYVKELRKQVLQEGKGPDNPHTLKRYAELERLERRKLTKTASERLRPGTVEEVVGQDSAIRALFAKCVSPYPQHVILYGPPGVGKTTVARLALEAAKAMKHSPFSPEAKFVEVDGTTLRWDPREVTNPLLGSVHDPIYQGATRELAEGGVPEPKLGLVTEAHGGVLFIDEIGEMDPILQNKLLKVLEDKRVYFDSAYYDPLDPNLPKYIKKLFEEGAPADFVLIGATTRAPHEINPALRSRCAEVFFHPLSVEDVKTIVTNASQRLGAALEPGVADLIAQLTVEGRKATGILADAYGMALHEQEGEAEGVVITRAMVEEVARVGRLSFHTSLQAFEGEEVGRILGLGVSGFIGSIIEVEAVAFSAKAPGQGAIRFNDTAGSMAKDSVFNASSVVRLVTGETLADYDLHVNVVGGGRIDGPSAGAAVVLAMISALKGRPIRQDVAVTGEISIQGRLRPVGGIPEKLYGAMRANVRKVLIPADNLPDVPSDIQGLEVVAIDRIEEAFAHIFSEAKQRPLAPSLYSHSPGIPGAV encoded by the coding sequence CTGTCTAGATTCAAACCAAGAAGCCCGCGGGCCGTGCGTCGAGTCAGGGATACAGACAAGCTGGCGGCACAGGTCGATGCTCTCTACGATGTCTTGACCAACCTGTATGGTCGGGAAGGGCTGATCCTGCGAGCGGGCAAAGTTGACGCCCTACACCTGATGCGCTCCGATATTCTAGAGGAGCGGGTACTGGGGCTGCAGCGCTTGGTCAAGGAGGACCCCACACTAGCGAGGATACCCATGCGGGTAGAATTATCCAATCTCATTGCCGAGCTGGAAGACTACTTGGCGGAGTTGGTAGCAAGGAAAACGGTAGAACAACGCATTGAGAAAAAAGTGGCAGAGAAGATGCAGCAGCGGCAGGAGGAGTACGTCAAGGAACTGCGCAAGCAGGTCTTGCAAGAGGGCAAGGGCCCCGACAATCCCCATACCTTGAAGCGGTACGCGGAACTAGAGAGGCTGGAGCGGCGGAAGTTAACCAAGACCGCTTCCGAGCGGCTCCGGCCCGGTACGGTGGAAGAGGTTGTCGGTCAGGACTCGGCCATTCGGGCCCTATTTGCCAAATGCGTGTCTCCCTATCCTCAGCATGTCATCCTTTATGGCCCTCCAGGAGTAGGAAAGACCACGGTGGCGCGCCTTGCCTTGGAGGCCGCGAAGGCGATGAAGCACAGTCCCTTTTCTCCTGAGGCGAAGTTTGTGGAGGTTGATGGCACCACTTTGCGGTGGGATCCGAGGGAGGTTACCAATCCTTTGCTGGGTTCGGTCCATGATCCTATCTACCAGGGAGCCACCCGAGAACTGGCCGAGGGTGGTGTACCGGAACCCAAGCTGGGACTGGTGACCGAGGCCCATGGGGGAGTTTTGTTTATCGATGAGATCGGAGAAATGGATCCCATTCTGCAAAATAAGCTGCTCAAGGTTTTAGAGGACAAGCGGGTCTACTTTGATTCGGCCTATTACGATCCCTTAGATCCCAATCTACCCAAGTATATTAAAAAGCTCTTTGAGGAAGGAGCTCCCGCGGACTTTGTCCTTATCGGTGCCACCACCCGGGCTCCCCACGAGATTAACCCGGCCCTGCGTTCTCGGTGTGCCGAAGTATTTTTCCATCCCCTATCGGTGGAGGATGTAAAGACCATTGTCACCAATGCCTCGCAGCGACTGGGAGCTGCCTTAGAACCAGGGGTGGCTGACCTGATCGCGCAGCTGACGGTGGAGGGACGTAAGGCCACGGGAATTTTGGCCGATGCCTATGGGATGGCCTTGCATGAACAAGAGGGAGAGGCCGAGGGCGTAGTGATTACCCGGGCAATGGTGGAGGAAGTGGCCCGGGTAGGGCGACTGTCCTTTCACACCTCTTTGCAGGCCTTTGAAGGAGAAGAGGTGGGTAGAATTCTGGGCCTTGGAGTCAGTGGGTTTATCGGATCCATTATCGAAGTGGAAGCGGTGGCCTTTTCCGCTAAGGCGCCGGGGCAGGGTGCCATCCGCTTCAACGATACTGCAGGGTCCATGGCCAAGGATTCGGTGTTTAACGCCAGTTCCGTAGTCCGCTTGGTCACCGGTGAGACCTTGGCGGATTACGATTTACACGTCAACGTGGTGGGCGGCGGCCGCATCGATGGACCTTCGGCAGGAGCCGCGGTGGTCCTGGCGATGATCAGTGCCCTGAAAGGACGCCCGATTCGCCAAGATGTGGCGGTAACGGGAGAGATCTCCATCCAAGGTAGGCTGAGACCCGTAGGTGGGATCCCAGAAAAGCTTTACGGAGCGATGCGGGCCAATGTCCGTAAGGTCTTGATCCCTGCCGATAACCTCCCCGATGTCCCCTCGGATATCCAAGGGCTGGAGGTTGTGGCTATAGACCGGATTGAGGAAGCCTTTGCCCATATTTTCAGTGAGGCAAAGCAAAGGCCCCTGGCACCATCCCTTTACTCCCATTCACCGGGAATTCCGGGAGCTGTATGA